Proteins encoded within one genomic window of Cyprinus carpio isolate SPL01 chromosome B22, ASM1834038v1, whole genome shotgun sequence:
- the LOC122141618 gene encoding uncharacterized protein LOC122141618, with translation MESKPNFRFEAGELVLRPSKKAAPLEKVHLSQVAEGVPFVPKVPEDVLEEAKVRVIHGGGCPFDDLLLESQSAIQFGQYRGKTFKWMLENDLGYSLMVLSGHQREREAGRLDRGALMANKDVFLKYACTFEKVAEAIKVRRQREGTIPLVGSGFYSKNTFKELYEAKDRERKSYVDFIKSKKTSAGSKMDALKKYILQREWKKIGAKERKKSSSASSASQPVPHPSHLASTPPTQSSLSQPAAVHESALWTRKAVLSRSFESLWRNFFRRTCSLSEITGGQLCCFAISDSA, from the exons ATGGAAAGCAAGCCCAACTTTCGTTTTGAGGCTGGAGAGCTGGTGCTGAGGCCGTCTAAGAAGGCAGCCCCTCTGGAGAAAGTCCACCTTTCACAGGTGGCTGAAGGGGTGCCCTTTGTACCAAAGGTCCCTGAGGATGTGCTGGAGGAGGCCAAGGTCAGGGTTATCCATGGTGGAGGGTGTCCCTTTGATGACCTGCTGCTGGAAAGTCAAAGTGCCATCCAGTTTGGTCAATACAGAGGCAAAACCTTCAAGTGGATGCTGGAGAACGACCTTGGTTACTCCCTCATGGTCCTGTCTGGACATCAGCGGGAGCGCGAGGCTGGCAGATTGGACAGAGGTGCCCTCATGGCTAACAAAGATGTCTTTCTCAAATATGCCTGCACATTTGAGAAGGTTGCAGAAGCCATCAAAGTGCGCAGGCAGAGAGAGGGAACAATACCTCTGGTGGGCTCTGGGTTCTACAGCAAGAACACCTTCAAGGAGCTCTATGAGGCCAAGGACAGGGAGAGGAAAAG CTATGTGGATTTCATCAAAAGCAAGAAAACCAGTGCAGGCAGCAAGATGGATGCCCTGAAGAAATACATCTTGCAGAGGGAATGGAAGAAAATTGGggctaaagagagaaaaaagtcatCCTCTGCATCTTCTGCATCCCAGCCTGTACCGCACCCTTCACATCTGGCTTCTACTCCTCCCACCCAAAGCTCCCTTTCCCAGCCAGCTGCAGTACACG aaTCTGCCCTCTGGACCCGCAAAGCTGTGTTGTCCAGGTCCTTTGAAAGCCTCTGGCGGAATTTCTTCCGCCGTACCTGCTCTCTTTCTGAAATTACAGGAGGCCAACTCTGTTGTTTTGCCATCTCAGATAGTGCTTAG